The following coding sequences are from one Granulicella cerasi window:
- a CDS encoding GTP-binding protein, with amino-acid sequence VVFLNKCDAVEDPELIDLVEMEVRELLSKYEFPGDDVPVIRGSALGALNGEAQWEEKIDELMQAVDDNVPQPDRLVDLPFLMPIEDIFSISGRG; translated from the coding sequence GTGGTGTTCCTGAACAAGTGCGATGCGGTGGAAGATCCTGAACTGATCGACCTGGTCGAGATGGAAGTTCGCGAGCTGCTGTCGAAGTACGAGTTCCCGGGCGACGACGTTCCCGTGATCCGTGGTTCGGCTCTGGGCGCACTGAACGGCGAAGCACAGTGGGAAGAGAAGATCGACGAGCTGATGCAGGCCGTGGACGACAACGTTCCTCAGCCTGACCGTCTGGTCGACCTGCCGTTCCTGATGCCGATCGAAGACATCTTCTCGATCTCGGGTCGTGG